The following proteins come from a genomic window of Rhodoligotrophos sp. CJ14:
- a CDS encoding glucan biosynthesis protein, with product MDRREILKFIGGIILAGGPFSPVSAQAQAPEDMLRVGEPTGFSPGNVRDLAQTLAREPFNPREIQFPESLSNLTYDQYRDIRFRPEASIWRGDGRGFAVDLQHSGSIYKTPVDIYLVENGEARPVLYNPNLFTFGPRVAPPPEGTELAYSGFRLRHPMNRPDYMDEFAVFQGASYFRAVGRGQLYGLSARGLALRTASPEGEEFPFFRAFWIERPAPDARVIVVYALLDSQSTTGAYRFTLRPGDTTLIDVEFTLFPRVDLNHVGFGALTSMFLFDPTNRHRFDDFRSAVHDSNGLAIWTGNGEWLWRPLANPTLLQISAFVDSNPRGFGLVQRRRDFDYYEDTEAHYEKRPTCWVEPVGDWGRGHVELVEIPTDRETNDNIVAYWRPAQPIRANEPFTLTYRLHWGPAIPRGEPIASVESTRMGLNFAHDKRLFVLDILKTPELEGAKPDISASGGIISNIVPRDNPDDRTHRVSFELDPVDRDLIELRLRMMRDGRSVAETWLYRWTK from the coding sequence ATGGATCGTCGAGAGATCCTGAAATTCATTGGTGGTATTATTCTGGCCGGGGGACCGTTTTCGCCAGTTTCCGCGCAAGCACAGGCGCCGGAGGATATGCTCCGCGTTGGTGAACCAACGGGCTTTTCTCCGGGAAATGTTCGCGATCTTGCGCAGACACTCGCTCGCGAGCCCTTTAATCCCAGGGAGATTCAATTTCCTGAAAGCCTCTCTAATCTGACTTACGATCAGTATAGAGATATTAGATTCCGCCCCGAAGCGTCGATCTGGCGCGGCGACGGGCGCGGTTTCGCAGTTGACCTGCAGCATTCCGGGTCGATCTACAAGACCCCTGTCGACATTTACCTCGTCGAGAACGGCGAGGCGCGCCCCGTCCTTTATAATCCAAACCTTTTCACGTTCGGGCCGCGTGTGGCGCCGCCCCCGGAGGGAACTGAGCTTGCCTATTCCGGGTTTCGGCTGCGCCATCCTATGAATCGGCCGGACTATATGGATGAGTTTGCGGTCTTTCAGGGAGCGAGCTACTTTCGCGCGGTCGGACGCGGTCAGCTCTACGGCCTCTCTGCCCGTGGCCTTGCCTTGCGCACCGCCTCTCCTGAAGGAGAGGAGTTTCCGTTCTTCCGCGCGTTCTGGATAGAGCGGCCCGCGCCGGACGCGCGCGTGATTGTCGTCTATGCCTTGCTTGATTCTCAGAGCACCACCGGCGCTTACCGGTTTACGCTTCGCCCCGGCGACACCACTTTGATCGATGTCGAGTTCACCTTGTTCCCGCGCGTGGATCTCAACCATGTCGGTTTTGGTGCACTGACCAGCATGTTCCTATTCGATCCGACAAATCGCCACCGCTTCGACGACTTCCGCTCGGCGGTCCATGACAGCAATGGCCTCGCCATCTGGACTGGCAATGGCGAATGGCTCTGGCGGCCCCTCGCCAATCCGACCCTGCTGCAGATCAGCGCCTTCGTCGACAGCAATCCCAGAGGCTTTGGTCTGGTCCAGCGCCGGCGGGATTTCGACTATTACGAGGATACCGAGGCGCATTATGAGAAGCGCCCCACATGCTGGGTGGAGCCGGTCGGCGATTGGGGACGCGGACATGTGGAGCTGGTTGAGATTCCAACCGACCGGGAGACCAACGACAACATCGTGGCCTATTGGCGGCCTGCTCAGCCCATTCGTGCCAACGAGCCCTTCACGCTCACCTATAGACTTCACTGGGGCCCGGCCATTCCACGCGGTGAGCCGATTGCATCAGTCGAGTCCACGCGTATGGGCCTTAATTTTGCCCATGATAAGCGGCTATTCGTTCTGGATATCCTCAAGACGCCTGAGCTTGAAGGAGCCAAACCCGACATCAGCGCCAGTGGCGGGATCATTTCGAATATCGTCCCCCGCGATAATCCCGATGACAGGACTCACCGGGTAAGCTTTGAGCTTGATCCGGTCGATCGCGACCTCATAGAGTTGCGACTCCGGATGATGCGGGATGGACGATCGGTTGCGGAGACGTGGCTATACCGATGGACCAAATGA
- a CDS encoding autotransporter assembly complex protein TamA yields MRRLVKKWALALLASVAVLSHPPSAQALDIFGFKIFEPEPPEGSIPYEVEFKVEPEDEEVLDQLKAASLLENQSDTPPEDVAALVSRARADEQRLIGALYSLGFYGGSVNASIAGQRLSDLAPGSLPRLPHPPVKIEVVVRPGPQFRFGRVTIQQPGGEVSSDPGDYGMRPGRVARSSLVLSAELQLVDAWRSRGHPLAKITSSEVTADHANRTLDVALTIDPGPQAHFGEITVEGSEGVDPEFVRSLIEINPGDVYSPEAVIKARDRLRALEVFNQVRMVEAERLNPDGSLPLIVQLEDRKPRYIGASANYSTVDGAEINAYWGHRNLFGQAERLRIDATVSELTSLDFDDYQYELKAEFVKPAAFGINTDFISSASLFHEKPDNDSYRAYGFRGRVGVSHRFDETLVGTLSAEGQVSHAKDAFGSRDYSLAGLNGTISYDQRNDVMNPTSGYRVVASVNPLADVNRGNAFSINRVDATAYYPIDAQNRYVLAGRVALGSTFGTDLPGVPPERRFYAGGGGSLRGYAYQNVSPRRDGKITGGRGLAEASFELRAQVTKSIGIVPFVDMAMVSSGALPGWGDTVSKIGAGIGLRYFTAIGPIRLDVAVPLDPDKDDPDFAIYIGLGQSF; encoded by the coding sequence ATGCGCAGGCTCGTCAAGAAGTGGGCGCTGGCCCTGCTTGCCAGCGTCGCAGTGCTGTCACATCCCCCGTCCGCCCAGGCTCTCGACATTTTCGGTTTCAAGATCTTCGAGCCTGAGCCGCCCGAGGGCTCGATTCCCTATGAGGTGGAGTTCAAGGTCGAGCCCGAGGATGAGGAGGTGCTCGACCAGCTCAAGGCGGCGTCTTTGCTGGAAAATCAGAGCGACACACCTCCTGAGGATGTGGCCGCGCTGGTGTCACGGGCGAGGGCTGACGAGCAGCGGCTGATCGGGGCGCTTTATTCGTTGGGCTTCTACGGCGGCAGTGTGAACGCCTCCATTGCCGGCCAGCGTCTGTCCGATCTGGCGCCCGGCAGCCTGCCCAGGCTGCCGCACCCGCCGGTGAAGATCGAGGTGGTGGTGCGTCCCGGACCGCAATTCCGGTTTGGCCGGGTGACGATCCAGCAGCCTGGTGGCGAAGTCAGCAGCGATCCGGGCGATTATGGAATGCGGCCCGGGCGTGTCGCTCGCTCGTCGCTGGTGCTTTCCGCCGAGCTGCAACTGGTGGACGCCTGGCGCAGCCGGGGACATCCGCTGGCCAAGATCACCAGCAGCGAGGTCACCGCGGACCATGCCAATCGCACACTGGATGTGGCGCTCACGATCGATCCGGGACCACAGGCCCATTTCGGTGAGATCACGGTCGAGGGGTCAGAAGGGGTCGATCCAGAATTCGTGCGCAGCCTCATCGAGATCAACCCGGGCGATGTCTATTCACCCGAGGCCGTGATCAAGGCGCGCGACCGGCTGCGGGCGCTGGAAGTCTTCAACCAGGTGCGGATGGTCGAGGCGGAAAGGCTCAACCCGGACGGCTCACTGCCGCTGATCGTGCAACTCGAGGACCGCAAGCCTCGCTACATCGGGGCATCGGCCAATTACTCGACCGTGGATGGAGCGGAGATCAATGCCTATTGGGGGCATCGCAACCTGTTCGGGCAGGCCGAGCGCTTGCGTATCGATGCCACCGTGAGCGAGCTCACATCGCTCGATTTCGATGACTATCAGTATGAGCTCAAGGCGGAATTCGTGAAGCCGGCCGCCTTTGGCATCAATACGGATTTCATCAGCTCGGCCAGCCTGTTCCACGAGAAGCCGGACAATGACAGCTATCGCGCTTATGGATTCCGCGGGCGGGTCGGCGTTTCCCATCGGTTCGATGAGACGCTGGTTGGCACGCTGAGTGCCGAAGGGCAGGTCTCGCATGCGAAGGATGCATTCGGCTCGCGGGATTACAGCCTGGCGGGCCTCAATGGCACGATCTCCTACGACCAGCGCAACGACGTGATGAACCCGACCTCGGGCTACAGGGTCGTGGCCTCCGTCAATCCGCTCGCCGATGTCAATCGCGGCAATGCCTTCTCGATCAATCGCGTGGATGCGACCGCCTATTACCCGATCGATGCTCAAAATCGGTATGTGCTCGCGGGGCGGGTGGCGTTGGGATCAACCTTCGGCACGGATCTGCCCGGGGTGCCGCCGGAGCGGCGCTTCTATGCGGGCGGGGGCGGATCGCTGCGCGGCTATGCCTATCAAAACGTCTCTCCACGCCGTGACGGCAAAATCACTGGTGGGCGCGGCCTTGCGGAAGCGTCCTTCGAGCTGCGCGCACAAGTGACAAAATCGATCGGTATCGTGCCCTTCGTGGATATGGCAATGGTCTCGAGCGGTGCGCTGCCGGGCTGGGGCGATACGGTGAGCAAGATCGGCGCGGGCATAGGCCTGCGCTATTTCACCGCGATCGGTCCCATTCGGCTGGATGTCGCAGTGCCGCTCGATCCGGACAAAGATGATCCAGATTTCGCCATCTATATTGGCTTAGGTCAGTCGTTCTGA
- the mdoH gene encoding glucans biosynthesis glucosyltransferase MdoH, translating into MTRNAAAFAQHPDNMDDVLVPPERPLLMPVQSLTRWNARQARKRPAPDGKTVASRIFVGMATLLLTAFATYEMINVVAVSEVSWLQLVFAGLFAITFLWIALPCASAVLGFIRLVRNTEAVPPHLPPGPLGRNALVMPVYNEDPSRTCRALEIMGRDLDANGASDSFEIFILSDTRDEEIAHKEEAAVRALRAALGPDLHVFYRRRAQNTGRKAGNIADFIRRWGARYDHMVVLDADSMMTAETLLYLARAMSLDPNAGIIQTVPMLAGRSTLFARMQQFATRIYGPIIAEGLAAWHGRQSNFWGHNAIIRTRAFAEAAGMPELPGRKPFGGHIMSHDFVEAALMVRAGWSVYMVPELKGSYEECPPSLIDLAGRDRRWAQGNLQHMKVIGAKGLCNMSRIHLLVGIMSYLASPLWLAMLTIGLVLATQAHFTHPDYFPEGFNLFPRWPVFDSERALQLFGFTMAVLLFPKVLGVSAVLLNPSARQSCGGGLAVVLGMIAETLLSALIAPVMMLLQTRWVAEIVMGRDSGWNAQRRDDGSLPFSTIFSNHYGQMLFGAAMAAAAYAVSLDTFLWLAPVTIGLVLAPFLSWLTAQVSAGVAFRRVRLFLIPEEVSKPAPQI; encoded by the coding sequence ATGACGAGGAATGCCGCGGCATTCGCCCAGCATCCGGATAATATGGACGATGTGCTCGTCCCGCCGGAGCGGCCTCTGCTCATGCCGGTGCAATCGCTCACCCGCTGGAATGCGCGGCAGGCACGCAAGCGCCCCGCTCCCGATGGCAAGACTGTGGCCTCTCGTATTTTTGTCGGTATGGCCACATTGCTCCTTACCGCCTTCGCAACCTATGAAATGATCAATGTGGTGGCCGTGTCGGAGGTGAGCTGGCTTCAGCTCGTCTTCGCGGGCCTGTTCGCCATCACCTTCCTATGGATCGCCCTGCCCTGCGCCAGCGCGGTGCTGGGCTTCATCCGCTTGGTCCGCAACACCGAGGCTGTACCGCCGCACCTCCCGCCGGGGCCGCTGGGCCGCAACGCCCTGGTGATGCCCGTCTATAACGAGGATCCCAGCCGCACTTGCCGGGCACTCGAGATCATGGGCCGCGATCTCGACGCGAATGGCGCATCCGACAGCTTCGAGATCTTCATCCTCAGCGATACGCGCGATGAAGAGATCGCGCATAAGGAGGAAGCGGCAGTCCGCGCGTTGAGAGCAGCGCTCGGGCCGGATCTCCACGTCTTCTATCGCCGCCGCGCCCAGAACACCGGGCGCAAGGCCGGCAATATCGCTGACTTCATCCGCCGCTGGGGCGCGCGCTACGATCACATGGTCGTCCTCGACGCCGATAGCATGATGACGGCGGAAACCCTGCTCTATCTTGCCCGCGCCATGTCGCTCGACCCCAATGCGGGCATTATTCAGACCGTGCCGATGCTGGCGGGCCGCAGCACGCTCTTTGCCCGGATGCAGCAATTCGCAACCCGCATCTATGGGCCGATCATCGCCGAGGGCCTTGCCGCATGGCATGGCCGCCAAAGCAATTTCTGGGGCCACAACGCGATCATCCGCACCCGGGCCTTCGCTGAAGCGGCGGGCATGCCGGAACTGCCCGGACGCAAGCCGTTCGGCGGACACATCATGAGCCATGATTTCGTCGAGGCGGCCTTGATGGTCCGCGCCGGCTGGTCGGTCTACATGGTTCCCGAGCTCAAGGGCTCCTACGAAGAATGCCCGCCCTCACTCATCGACCTCGCCGGACGCGACCGTCGTTGGGCACAAGGCAATCTCCAGCACATGAAGGTGATCGGCGCCAAAGGCCTCTGCAACATGAGCCGCATCCACCTGCTGGTGGGCATCATGTCTTACCTGGCCTCGCCCCTCTGGCTCGCGATGCTGACCATCGGCCTCGTGCTCGCAACCCAGGCGCATTTCACCCATCCGGATTATTTCCCGGAAGGCTTCAACCTGTTTCCGCGCTGGCCGGTCTTCGACAGCGAGCGGGCCCTGCAGCTCTTCGGCTTCACCATGGCCGTGTTGCTGTTTCCCAAGGTGCTTGGTGTCAGCGCCGTGCTCCTGAACCCCTCCGCGCGGCAGTCCTGCGGCGGTGGCCTTGCGGTTGTGCTGGGCATGATCGCCGAGACGCTGCTCTCGGCCCTCATTGCGCCAGTCATGATGCTGCTGCAGACGCGCTGGGTCGCCGAGATCGTCATGGGGCGCGACAGTGGCTGGAATGCTCAGCGGCGGGATGATGGCTCGCTGCCCTTCTCCACCATCTTCAGCAATCACTACGGCCAAATGCTGTTCGGTGCCGCCATGGCCGCGGCCGCCTACGCTGTTTCCCTCGACACATTCCTGTGGCTCGCCCCGGTCACGATAGGACTGGTCCTCGCGCCCTTCCTGTCGTGGCTCACTGCGCAAGTCTCGGCCGGTGTTGCGTTTCGGCGTGTCCGCCTCTTTCTGATTCCCGAAGAAGTCAGCAAGCCTGCACCGCAAATTTAA
- a CDS encoding MFS transporter, with amino-acid sequence MENSQFGLLTKRRFLPLFITQALGAFDDNVLRNAIAILITFHLAVKQDLNAPLLVTVAAALFIAPFFLFSALAGQLADKYDKGSLVRAIKLGELGFAIVAGASLFTENAAFMLSVLFLSGTLATFFGPIKYGILPQHLNERELVGGNAMVETGTFLAILLGLLFGGLVVMTNHGIAIVAATMVVTAIAGYLVALAIPKAPPPAPDLKIDWNLLSATQAVLAYAFRDRVILQAMLCISWFWAIGAVFLAQFPSFTRLVLGADEAVSNLLIAAFTVGIAIGSLLCNRLLRGAISARLAPLAGLALTLCALDLVWASSGLPPAGPQTRLMGFMDFLSTIQHWRVMADLTGMAIAGGLFVVPLYALMQSESPPELRSRIIAAANIMNALFMAAATGLAAALIGAGISIHGVFLVFGLINLMFTVSVLSIAGWRGRATAGR; translated from the coding sequence ATGGAAAACAGCCAGTTCGGACTTTTGACCAAACGGCGCTTTCTGCCGCTCTTCATCACTCAGGCGTTGGGCGCGTTCGACGATAATGTTCTCCGCAACGCGATAGCAATCCTGATCACCTTTCATCTGGCGGTGAAGCAGGATCTCAACGCGCCGCTTCTGGTCACGGTTGCCGCGGCCCTATTCATTGCTCCTTTCTTTTTGTTCTCGGCCCTTGCCGGGCAGCTTGCGGACAAATACGACAAGGGCAGTCTGGTCCGCGCCATAAAGCTAGGGGAGCTCGGTTTCGCGATTGTGGCAGGCGCGAGCCTTTTCACTGAGAATGCTGCCTTCATGCTTTCCGTGCTCTTTCTGTCCGGCACGCTCGCCACCTTCTTCGGCCCGATCAAATATGGAATTCTGCCGCAGCATCTCAATGAACGGGAACTGGTCGGCGGGAATGCCATGGTGGAAACCGGGACTTTTCTCGCGATCCTGCTTGGTCTCCTGTTCGGCGGATTGGTGGTCATGACAAATCATGGCATTGCCATTGTCGCGGCGACCATGGTCGTCACTGCGATCGCCGGCTATCTCGTTGCGCTTGCGATTCCAAAGGCACCGCCGCCTGCTCCCGATCTCAAAATAGACTGGAACCTGCTGAGCGCCACGCAGGCCGTGCTGGCCTATGCCTTCCGGGACCGGGTCATCCTGCAGGCGATGTTGTGCATATCGTGGTTCTGGGCGATCGGCGCGGTGTTCCTGGCGCAGTTTCCCTCGTTCACCAGGCTGGTGCTCGGGGCTGATGAAGCGGTGAGCAACCTGCTGATCGCGGCGTTCACCGTCGGTATCGCCATTGGATCGCTTCTGTGCAACAGGCTCCTGCGGGGGGCCATATCGGCTAGGCTTGCTCCGCTTGCGGGACTTGCGCTCACCTTATGTGCGCTGGACCTCGTATGGGCATCCTCCGGCCTGCCGCCTGCCGGCCCTCAAACGCGGCTTATGGGCTTCATGGATTTCCTCAGCACCATTCAGCACTGGCGGGTCATGGCGGATCTCACCGGCATGGCAATCGCCGGGGGTCTCTTCGTGGTACCGCTGTATGCGCTGATGCAGTCGGAAAGCCCGCCTGAGCTGCGATCCCGCATCATTGCGGCCGCGAATATCATGAATGCCCTGTTCATGGCCGCTGCCACAGGGCTCGCCGCGGCGCTGATCGGCGCAGGGATCAGCATTCACGGGGTGTTCCTAGTTTTCGGCTTGATCAACCTGATGTTCACCGTGAGTGTGCTGTCTATTGCCGGATGGCGCGGGCGGGCCACAGCGGGCCGGTGA
- a CDS encoding translocation/assembly module TamB domain-containing protein, whose product MIRKFVKWGAVGLGGVLLLALVSVSVLVGTNSGRNFIAGLAEDLAASDNFGLTVGEVGGSGLGELQVTEIVVRDRQGPWLAIHDLALGWNPLSLLFGTVDVSRLSAEKIVVSRLPVSGDKPQEEISSSGLPPIGIKLDELAVRRVDLEAPVLGAPAVLAVAGSLALTNPSEGLSGTLRIDRRDGAGGNLEAKFGYRDLDQSMTVDAQLSEPQGGIIAKLMGVPNAPATAGRIVGAGTLNSWRADLSLDAGAERLLAGSVQIQGSEAGRRLTAGIGGSLEYLMPQALQELFAGESQFIAQVDWVPSGTLSLQRAELASRRARLQLTGTSDLDLNVSRAQLTAEVADPEGGMISLPLGAGAPLVLQNAKLTAELGAAEGPQPVTANLVAQAIAAPEGQVESITATFSGARQDASLASLWTALRGKLRIVAKNPKLADPALQSVLGETVTLDGRFGVSPDVVAIDEAALNLGTGVARYVGTINGEGLNGTTSLAVQNLSALSGLAGMQLSGGANLSANGRVSFKDLLFAMTLDGTMRDLAVTAEDGTEQRVPGIVKLSGSAAKQANGGITIQGVRLEGEGLSAAIDGVLDDSRTNLKATGHIGNLGLLNPRLGGSADLAVNAQGSPEQARYSLKLTGSGLTVEGQPVENPSITFAGEGALAAPGGRLTVAARFQGRDLNAQADIARGADGVTSLDNLGFVYGAARASGRIQVAADGTPNGALMINVDDFSAFQALAGIPLAGSLKGNVAFTPQAGDVVASINASGSGLKFDTTQIGSLAVDARVDRLMSAPVAQGSVRLIGTKSGTLEIGAVTVNATASGESTRLDLRTSVAGADLASVATIAMAGDAINVGLEKLNIAARGEALTLARPVNIAVRGGSVSLPETVLSSRGGRIVLAGKTGEALDLRAVLENVPMSLAAIAAPNLGLAGNLSGSATIKGAPSAPSVTYQLDWRNAALAQTRDAGLPPLRIEAKGATQNNRVSVDGSITGGDLNLRASGSAPMGQGDLAVKLSGGIPASLLNQMLVQSGATVKGNILVDVRFAGPAASPIINGTIGTKGAVFNDPGTGITLTDIVLQARLNGKQVVLETAQAKSSAGGTISAGGTISIDPATGMPANISIRADGFKINDRRMVDGEIGADLKLTGALASKVVLGGRVNIGRMNISIPEQLPKSIADLKVTHVNAPADIQARVEKQKAQDESSGGLPLTLDVTVDAGNQVFIRGRGLDVVLGGTVRITGTAAAPVGIGAFELRQGTLSVLGKRLTFTEGRVDFLGSFDPELNFAAQSKASDITAVVRVLGKASAPRFSFESTPPLPQDQVLARLLFDKPLDQLSPLQIGQLSMEVAKLGGIGGGPGLLDELRKGLGVDVLEVTGDSEKNTAAVSAGKYVNDNVYVGVKQSTDGTSSAVVDFNVTRSIQLRGEVGSDGSSKLGVGVEWDY is encoded by the coding sequence ATGATTCGCAAGTTTGTAAAGTGGGGAGCGGTTGGCCTTGGCGGCGTGCTGTTGCTTGCGCTGGTGAGCGTGAGCGTGCTCGTCGGTACCAACTCCGGCCGTAATTTTATCGCAGGCCTCGCCGAGGACTTGGCCGCCAGCGACAATTTCGGCCTGACCGTAGGGGAGGTCGGGGGATCGGGCCTCGGCGAGCTGCAGGTGACTGAGATCGTGGTCCGGGATCGCCAAGGTCCCTGGCTTGCCATTCATGACCTCGCGCTGGGCTGGAACCCGCTATCGCTCCTGTTCGGCACTGTCGATGTCTCGCGGCTGTCAGCGGAGAAGATCGTCGTCTCGCGCTTGCCCGTCTCGGGGGACAAGCCACAAGAGGAGATCTCATCATCCGGGCTGCCTCCCATCGGCATCAAGCTCGATGAGCTCGCGGTGCGTCGCGTCGATCTCGAAGCACCGGTGCTCGGCGCCCCGGCTGTGCTGGCGGTGGCGGGCAGCCTCGCGCTCACCAATCCCAGCGAGGGCTTGTCGGGCACGCTCCGCATCGATCGCCGGGATGGAGCCGGGGGCAATCTTGAAGCCAAATTCGGCTATCGCGATCTCGACCAGTCGATGACCGTGGATGCGCAGCTGAGCGAACCTCAGGGCGGCATTATCGCCAAGCTCATGGGGGTGCCGAATGCGCCAGCCACCGCGGGCCGGATCGTCGGGGCAGGAACGCTCAATTCTTGGCGGGCAGATCTCTCGCTCGATGCAGGGGCCGAGCGGCTGCTCGCCGGGTCCGTCCAGATCCAAGGGTCGGAGGCGGGCCGCCGCCTCACCGCCGGGATCGGCGGCAGTCTCGAATATCTGATGCCGCAAGCACTGCAGGAGCTTTTCGCAGGCGAGAGCCAGTTCATCGCGCAGGTTGATTGGGTGCCCAGCGGAACGCTTTCGCTGCAGCGGGCGGAACTCGCCTCGCGGCGGGCGCGGCTTCAACTCACCGGAACGAGCGATCTCGATCTCAATGTTTCCCGCGCACAGCTCACCGCCGAAGTTGCCGATCCCGAAGGCGGCATGATCAGTCTTCCCCTGGGGGCGGGCGCACCGCTCGTGCTGCAGAATGCGAAGCTCACCGCCGAGCTTGGCGCCGCAGAGGGGCCGCAGCCCGTCACCGCCAATCTTGTTGCGCAGGCAATCGCGGCCCCGGAGGGTCAGGTTGAGAGCATCACCGCGACATTCTCAGGCGCGCGCCAGGATGCTTCACTTGCCTCGCTTTGGACGGCGCTGCGCGGCAAGCTGAGGATCGTCGCCAAAAATCCGAAGCTTGCCGATCCTGCTCTCCAAAGCGTGCTCGGCGAGACCGTGACACTCGATGGCCGCTTCGGGGTGAGCCCGGATGTTGTGGCGATAGACGAGGCCGCGCTCAATCTGGGCACCGGGGTGGCTCGCTATGTGGGCACGATCAATGGCGAGGGGTTGAATGGCACGACGTCGCTGGCCGTTCAGAACCTCTCGGCGCTGTCGGGCCTTGCCGGCATGCAGCTCTCAGGGGGAGCGAACCTTTCAGCGAATGGCAGGGTCAGTTTCAAAGACCTGCTGTTTGCCATGACCCTCGATGGCACGATGCGTGATCTTGCGGTCACGGCGGAAGATGGAACCGAGCAGCGCGTTCCGGGCATCGTGAAGCTGTCGGGATCGGCTGCCAAGCAAGCCAATGGCGGCATCACCATTCAAGGGGTGAGGCTCGAGGGCGAGGGATTGTCGGCGGCAATAGACGGTGTGCTGGATGACAGCCGGACCAATCTCAAGGCGACAGGCCATATCGGGAATCTTGGCCTGCTCAATCCACGGCTCGGCGGTAGCGCCGATCTGGCGGTCAATGCGCAGGGGAGCCCCGAACAGGCGCGGTATTCGCTGAAGCTGACCGGGAGCGGCCTCACCGTGGAGGGGCAGCCTGTCGAAAATCCGAGCATCACGTTTGCGGGCGAGGGCGCGCTTGCCGCGCCGGGTGGGCGGCTTACGGTGGCGGCGCGGTTTCAAGGACGCGATCTCAATGCGCAAGCCGATATCGCGCGCGGTGCGGATGGCGTCACCAGCCTAGACAATCTCGGTTTCGTCTATGGTGCTGCCCGGGCATCGGGCCGTATTCAGGTCGCCGCCGATGGCACGCCGAACGGCGCGCTCATGATCAATGTGGATGATTTCTCGGCCTTCCAGGCGCTCGCCGGGATCCCGCTCGCGGGCTCACTCAAGGGAAATGTGGCATTCACGCCGCAAGCGGGTGACGTGGTCGCCAGCATCAATGCCTCGGGCAGCGGCCTCAAGTTCGATACGACGCAAATCGGCTCGCTTGCCGTCGATGCGAGGGTCGACCGGCTGATGTCGGCGCCAGTTGCGCAGGGAAGCGTAAGGCTTATCGGAACCAAGTCCGGCACGCTCGAGATCGGCGCGGTCACTGTGAATGCGACAGCCAGCGGCGAGAGCACGCGCCTTGATCTGCGCACCAGCGTCGCCGGGGCTGATCTTGCCAGTGTGGCGACCATCGCCATGGCAGGTGATGCGATCAATGTCGGGCTCGAAAAACTCAACATTGCTGCGCGCGGCGAAGCGCTCACTCTTGCGCGCCCAGTGAATATCGCGGTGCGCGGCGGCAGTGTCAGCCTGCCGGAGACCGTGCTCTCCTCACGCGGAGGCCGCATCGTGCTCGCGGGCAAGACGGGGGAGGCGCTCGACCTCCGGGCCGTGCTCGAGAATGTTCCGATGTCACTTGCGGCGATCGCAGCACCCAATCTTGGCCTTGCTGGAAATCTCAGCGGCAGCGCCACAATCAAAGGAGCACCCTCGGCACCATCCGTCACCTATCAGCTCGACTGGCGCAATGCCGCGCTTGCGCAAACGCGGGATGCAGGCCTGCCGCCGCTGAGAATCGAGGCCAAGGGCGCAACGCAGAACAATCGCGTTTCGGTGGATGGCAGCATTACCGGAGGTGACCTCAACCTGCGGGCAAGCGGTTCCGCACCGATGGGACAGGGCGACCTTGCGGTGAAGCTTTCGGGTGGCATCCCGGCAAGCCTGCTCAATCAGATGCTGGTGCAGAGCGGAGCCACGGTCAAAGGCAATATCTTGGTCGATGTGCGCTTCGCGGGGCCGGCGGCAAGTCCGATCATCAATGGGACCATCGGCACGAAGGGGGCCGTCTTCAATGATCCGGGAACTGGCATCACGCTGACTGATATCGTGCTGCAGGCGCGTCTCAATGGGAAGCAGGTGGTGCTGGAGACGGCGCAGGCGAAATCATCGGCAGGCGGCACGATCAGCGCGGGCGGAACGATCAGCATCGATCCTGCGACCGGCATGCCAGCCAATATCAGCATTCGCGCCGATGGCTTCAAAATCAATGATCGCCGGATGGTGGATGGGGAGATCGGGGCTGATCTCAAGCTGACGGGCGCGCTCGCGAGCAAGGTGGTGCTGGGGGGGCGCGTCAATATCGGCCGGATGAATATCTCGATCCCAGAGCAGCTGCCGAAGTCGATCGCGGATCTCAAGGTGACCCATGTCAATGCGCCGGCCGACATTCAGGCGCGGGTCGAGAAGCAGAAGGCGCAGGATGAGAGCTCAGGCGGTCTGCCGCTGACGCTCGATGTCACGGTTGATGCGGGCAATCAGGTCTTCATTCGCGGCCGCGGGCTCGATGTGGTGCTGGGCGGCACCGTGCGGATCACCGGAACGGCGGCGGCGCCGGTCGGTATCGGCGCTTTCGAACTGAGGCAGGGTACGCTCAGCGTGCTTGGCAAGCGGCTGACTTTCACCGAAGGGCGCGTCGACTTCCTGGGCTCGTTCGATCCTGAGCTCAACTTCGCGGCTCAATCGAAGGCCAGCGACATCACGGCCGTGGTTCGTGTGCTCGGCAAGGCGAGCGCGCCGCGGTTCTCGTTCGAGTCCACTCCGCCTTTGCCGCAGGATCAGGTGCTGGCACGCTTGCTGTTCGACAAGCCGCTCGATCAGCTCTCGCCATTGCAGATCGGGCAATTGTCGATGGAGGTGGCGAAGCTCGGCGGCATCGGTGGGGGACCGGGCCTACTGGATGAGCTGCGCAAGGGCCTCGGCGTCGACGTGCTCGAGGTGACAGGGGATAGCGAAAAGAACACGGCCGCGGTGAGCGCGGGCAAATACGTCAACGACAATGTGTATGTGGGCGTGAAGCAGAGCACCGACGGCACGTCGAGCGCGGTTGTGGATTTCAACGTCACCAGAAGCATCCAGCTGCGTGGCGAGGTCGGATCCGACGGCTCCAGCAAGCTCGGCGTTGGCGTGGAATGGGACTATTAG